A window of the bacterium genome harbors these coding sequences:
- a CDS encoding HAD family hydrolase yields MKEFNYRSLKNLKLIVSDIDGTLLDDNGELGMESKKLIRELMKEDVIISLATGRLHSAVREVADELSLNGYVISLDGALIKNFVSDETIFESFLKKRYVKKALQLSEQLLVNIVLCHGASIYYTENNSIIPSLLSKYGAFYTKVSSYDDYIKNTLEIVCSSDVKSSIKQMEDKFNFPSTIGCNTSYFRSKKNENIFYLEIRKAGCSKGKAFRRLLRHSSLKQEQAAVIGDWYNDITMFDTKGIKVAVANAIPELLNAADIITTKPNKDDGIAEFFEMVLKAKRDKNG; encoded by the coding sequence TTGAAAGAATTTAATTACAGATCCCTGAAAAATTTAAAACTTATCGTTTCGGATATCGATGGAACACTGCTGGACGATAATGGTGAACTGGGAATGGAAAGCAAAAAACTAATCCGGGAGTTGATGAAAGAAGATGTTATAATCTCGCTGGCAACGGGCAGACTTCATTCTGCTGTGCGGGAAGTTGCAGATGAACTTTCATTAAATGGTTATGTTATTTCTCTCGATGGAGCCCTGATTAAAAATTTTGTCAGCGATGAAACTATATTTGAATCATTTCTGAAAAAACGCTATGTAAAAAAAGCGCTTCAACTTTCCGAACAGCTGCTTGTTAACATTGTGCTTTGTCATGGAGCTTCAATTTATTATACAGAAAATAATTCAATTATACCGTCTTTGCTCAGCAAGTACGGCGCATTTTATACAAAAGTAAGCTCGTACGATGATTATATTAAAAACACACTTGAAATAGTTTGTTCAAGCGATGTGAAGAGTTCAATTAAGCAGATGGAAGACAAATTCAATTTTCCGAGTACAATTGGCTGCAACACGTCATATTTTCGCAGTAAGAAAAACGAAAATATTTTTTATCTTGAGATTAGAAAAGCAGGCTGCTCAAAAGGTAAGGCATTTCGCCGATTATTACGTCATTCATCCTTGAAGCAAGAACAAGCAGCAGTTATCGGCGATTGGTACAATGATATTACTATGTTTGATACAAAAGGAATTAAAGTAGCTGTTGCAAATGCAATCCCGGAATTGTTGAATGCAGCTGACATTATTACAACAAAGCCCAATAAGGATGACGGAATTGCTGAATTTTTTGAAATGGTTTTAAAAGCGAAGAGAGATAAAAATGGATAA